The Sphaeramia orbicularis chromosome 18, fSphaOr1.1, whole genome shotgun sequence genome contains a region encoding:
- the LOC115438786 gene encoding equilibrative nucleoside transporter 2-like has translation MKGRTDTPQDRGCLVGIIFFILGLGTLLPWNFFMTASLYFEGRLNTTEWSNGTVVVRKEYYFKNWMTLLSQLPLLLFTLLNSFLYQRISELMRIAGSLVFILLLFLLTAVLVKVPMEEDRFFSVTMATIWFINSFGAVLQGSLFGLVGLLPQKYSAIFMSGQGLAGTFAAIAMLLAIGSDADSETAALGYFITPCVGTLITLFSYLFLPRLEFAQYYLDKSHQYDVGTTDELLKESTTVENGKLNGHANGSVPSSATKSDSPSELEVDSSPDGTKQAFLSLEQVERGQTKSSVMEVFKKIWVMALCVTFVFTVTLSVFPAVTADVKTAFPGKWERFFISVCCFLIFNINDWLGRTITTLIRWPSKESRLFPVLVVSRVVFVPLLMLCNVEKRSFLPVYFAHDGAFTAIMALFSLSSGYFVCLSMSYAPQLVDPKDAETAGALMTFFLALGLSIGAALSFPLRALV, from the exons TATTTCGAAGGGCGCCTGAACACAACAGAATGGAGCAATGGTACAGTGGTGGTCCGCAAAGAGTACTACTTCAAAAACTGGATGACCCTGCTCTCCCAGCTCCCCCTGCTGCTCTTCACCCTGCTCAACTCCTTCCTCTATCAGAG GATATCAGAGTTGATGCGCATCGCAGGTAGCCTCGTTTTTATCCTGTTGCTCTTCCTCCTGACAGCAGTGCTGGTCAAGGTGCCCATGGAGGAGGACCGCTTCTTCtctgtcaccatggcaaccatCTGGTTCATCAATT CGTTCGGCGCTGTGCTACAGGGCAGTCTGTTCGGCCTCGTGGGTTTGCTGCCTCAGAAGTACAGCGCCATCTTCATGAGCGGACAGGGACTCGCTGGGACCTTCGCTGCCATTGCCATGCTGCTTGCTATTGGCA GTGATGCAGACTCTGAGACAGCGGCGTTGGGTTACTTCATCACACCATGTGTTGGGACACTGATCACACTCTTCAGCTACTTGTTTCTGCCTCGTCTG GAGTTTGCTCAGTATTATTTGGACAAAAGCCACCAGTATGACGTCGGAACCACAGATGAGCTGCTGAAAG AGAGCACCACTGTGGAGAACGGCAAACTGAACGGCCATGCTAACGGCTCAGTGCCCAGCAGCGCAACTAAAAGTGACAGTCCATCTGAGCTCGAGGTGGACTCCAGTCCAGATGGGACCAAGCAGGCCTTCCTGTCGCTGGAGCAGGTTGAGCGTGGACAGACGAAGTCTTCAGTTATGGAGGTGTTCAAAAAG ATCTGGGTGATGGCGCTCTGTGTCACGTTTGTGTTCACTGTCACTTTGTCTGTCTTTCCCGCTGTCACCGCAGACGTCAAAACAGCATTTCCAGGAAAATGGG agcGCTTCTTTATCTCCGTGTGCTGTTTCTTGATTTTCAACATCAATGACTGGCTCGGTCGGACCATCACCACCTTAATACGCTGG CCCAGTAAAGAGTCTCGTCTGTTCCCGGTGCTGGTCGTGTCCAGGGTGGTCTTCGTCCCTCTGCTCATGCTCTGTAACGTCGAGAAGCGCTCCTTCCTCCCGGTCTACTTCGCCCATGACGGTGCATTCACCGCCATCATGGCACTGTTCTCTCTGTCCAGCGGCTACTTCGTCTGCCTTTCCATGTCCTACGCACCACA GTTGGTGGATCCGAAGGACGCGGAGACGGCCGGAGCCCTCATGACCTTCTTCCTGGCCCTGGGCCTGTCGATAGGCGCCGCCCTGTCCTTCCCCCTCCGGGCTTTGGTGTAG
- the LOC115438785 gene encoding uncharacterized protein LOC115438785 isoform X2, which produces MPDSTDPALMGGAADESLTSKTRSGRAYHHEGGPAGPSTSQMPMVEVSGPDGPILVFRPWTFADLKENAAFLPNPVDDGAKFATELRTFCQEHRPTGVELRRLLGGKMGPSDLAKIRDKIPRDDLRVQQTEWAHAENAVYREAVEKLCTALTEVFPSRGSLTALRALKQRPDEAVEDFVCRAEEEFTKNSGLARPSPLGDSAGPWEKLLCQTMMDGFLKDIGTVIRSHYVGMAQVCRLEELVRHAHHAQDVVRQRQKDRDDKQAKSLSSALTLLAMPRNNGERRGGGKGPETSRAPPVAGGRGGPPSREGACHLCGRQGHWKRDCPQRKRRRQPRRGNRGGD; this is translated from the coding sequence ATGCCCGACTCGACTGACCCCGCCCTGATGGGTGGGGCTGCTGATGAAAGTCTGACGTCTAAGACAAGAAGCGGAAGAGCATACCACCATGAGGGAGGCCCGGCGGGGCCTTCGACCTCACAGatgcccatggtggaagtcagcggGCCGGACGGGCCCATCTTGGTGTTCAGACCATGGACatttgctgacctaaaggagaacGCTGCTTTTCTGCCTAATCCAGTAGATGACGGTGCGAAGTTCGCCACTGAGCTGCGGACGTTCTGCCAAGAACACAGGCCCACCGGGGTCGAGCTCAGGCGTCTTCTAGGGGGTAAGATGGGCCCTAGTGACTTGGCGAAGATCCGGGACAAGATCCCCAGGGACGACCTGAGGGTTCAACAGACTGAGTGGGCACATGCCGAGAACGCTGTCTATAGGGAGGCGGTAGAAAAGCTGTGTACCGCACTGACAGAGGTTTTTCCCTCCCGGGGCTCACTGACGGCCTTGAGAGCCCTGAAACAGCGGCCTGATGAGGCAGTGGAAGACTTTGTGTGCAGGGCCGAAGAGGAGTTCACCAAAAACTCCGGCTTGGCCCGCCCTTCCCCCTTGGGAGACAGCGCAGGCCCATGGGAGAAACTGCTTTGCCAGACCATGATGGACGGCTTTCTGAAAGACATTGGGACTGTCATTCGCTCCCACTACGTGGGCATGGCGCAAGTTTGTCGTCTGGAAGAGCTGGTGCGACACGCACATCATGCCCAGGATGTCGTCaggcagagacagaaagacagagatgaCAAACAAGCTAAATCTCTTTCCTCTGCTTTGACTCTGCTTGCCATGCCGCGTAACAATGGAGAGCGGCGTGGAGGGGGGAAGGGACCGGAAACCAGCCGTGCGCCGCCTGTTGCCGGAGGAAGGGGTGGTCCACCGTCACGTGAGGGGGCGTGTCACCTCTGTGGCCGGCAAGGACATTGGAAGCGGGACTgcccacagaggaagaggaggagacagcCACGAAGAGGGAACAGGGGCGGGGATTGA
- the LOC115438785 gene encoding uncharacterized protein LOC115438785 isoform X1 translates to MGNQLVKSGGGVDREAPIPKMMSKKYGEIVLDCADYWVSMGIFPKTGTLSIQKLNEMKEKLEKQWEAKKKDKRIKVRDYKQWESCSKCVGMWLEEAECRDRRKNGKQLAGVGDEGGAVIGRTDNASAPPPLYNTLLSPPPCVSVQAAKVDPDLDVCPPRRPINPHPLQVFSIDTSHPVPTPRAPRAGVLPSSPLRMPDSTDPALMGGAADESLTSKTRSGRAYHHEGGPAGPSTSQMPMVEVSGPDGPILVFRPWTFADLKENAAFLPNPVDDGAKFATELRTFCQEHRPTGVELRRLLGGKMGPSDLAKIRDKIPRDDLRVQQTEWAHAENAVYREAVEKLCTALTEVFPSRGSLTALRALKQRPDEAVEDFVCRAEEEFTKNSGLARPSPLGDSAGPWEKLLCQTMMDGFLKDIGTVIRSHYVGMAQVCRLEELVRHAHHAQDVVRQRQKDRDDKQAKSLSSALTLLAMPRNNGERRGGGKGPETSRAPPVAGGRGGPPSREGACHLCGRQGHWKRDCPQRKRRRQPRRGNRGGD, encoded by the coding sequence aTGGGAAACCAGCTGGTGAAAAGTGGCGGGGGTGTGGACAGGGAGGCCCCAATTCCAAAAATGATGAGtaaaaaatatggggaaattgtgcttgactgtgctgattattgggtaagCATGGGCATTTTTCCTAAAACGGGGACTTTAAGCATACAGAAGTTGAATGAGATGAAGGAAAAATTAGAGAAACAGTGGGAGGCTAAGAAAAAAGATAAGCGAATCAAGGTTAGGGATTATAAACAATGGGAGTCGTGTAGCAAATGTGTTGGAATGTGGTTGGAGGAGGCTGAGTGTAGAGATAGGAGAAAGAATGGTAAACAATTGGCAGGAGTGGGAGATGAAGGCGGGGCCGTGATAGGTAGAACAGACAATGCCTCGGCTCCGCCGCCGCTTTACAatacactgctttcccctcccccTTGTGTCTCTGTGCAGGCTGCAAAAGTGGACCCGGATCTGGACGTCTGCCCGCCGCGCCGCCCCATCAACCCACATCCCCTCCAGGTTTTCTCGATCGATACCTCCCATCCGGTACCGACACCACGAGCCCCCAGGGCCGGGGTCCTCCCATCTTCTCCACTGCGCATGCCCGACTCGACTGACCCCGCCCTGATGGGTGGGGCTGCTGATGAAAGTCTGACGTCTAAGACAAGAAGCGGAAGAGCATACCACCATGAGGGAGGCCCGGCGGGGCCTTCGACCTCACAGatgcccatggtggaagtcagcggGCCGGACGGGCCCATCTTGGTGTTCAGACCATGGACatttgctgacctaaaggagaacGCTGCTTTTCTGCCTAATCCAGTAGATGACGGTGCGAAGTTCGCCACTGAGCTGCGGACGTTCTGCCAAGAACACAGGCCCACCGGGGTCGAGCTCAGGCGTCTTCTAGGGGGTAAGATGGGCCCTAGTGACTTGGCGAAGATCCGGGACAAGATCCCCAGGGACGACCTGAGGGTTCAACAGACTGAGTGGGCACATGCCGAGAACGCTGTCTATAGGGAGGCGGTAGAAAAGCTGTGTACCGCACTGACAGAGGTTTTTCCCTCCCGGGGCTCACTGACGGCCTTGAGAGCCCTGAAACAGCGGCCTGATGAGGCAGTGGAAGACTTTGTGTGCAGGGCCGAAGAGGAGTTCACCAAAAACTCCGGCTTGGCCCGCCCTTCCCCCTTGGGAGACAGCGCAGGCCCATGGGAGAAACTGCTTTGCCAGACCATGATGGACGGCTTTCTGAAAGACATTGGGACTGTCATTCGCTCCCACTACGTGGGCATGGCGCAAGTTTGTCGTCTGGAAGAGCTGGTGCGACACGCACATCATGCCCAGGATGTCGTCaggcagagacagaaagacagagatgaCAAACAAGCTAAATCTCTTTCCTCTGCTTTGACTCTGCTTGCCATGCCGCGTAACAATGGAGAGCGGCGTGGAGGGGGGAAGGGACCGGAAACCAGCCGTGCGCCGCCTGTTGCCGGAGGAAGGGGTGGTCCACCGTCACGTGAGGGGGCGTGTCACCTCTGTGGCCGGCAAGGACATTGGAAGCGGGACTgcccacagaggaagaggaggagacagcCACGAAGAGGGAACAGGGGCGGGGATTGA